DNA sequence from the bacterium genome:
CGTGAACTTGAAGGCGTTGTGCAGCAGGTTCGCGAAGACCCGCTCGAGGGCGCGCGGATCCCCGAGCACGCGCGGCAGGGCGTCGTCGCACTCGACGGTCACGGCGATGTCGCGCAGCTTCGCTTCCGGTCGGTAGGGCGCGCTCACTCGGGCCAACAGGGCGGAGAGTGAAAGCGGCCGCCGCTCGAGCTTGAGCTCGCCGAGCTCGATGTTGGTGAGATCGAGATAGTTGCTGATCAAGCCCACGATCGATCGCGCATTGCCACCGATGGCGGCGACGAGGGGTTCCGCCTCCGCAGGCAGCGGCAGGCGCTGCAGGACGTCCACGTACCCGTAGATGACGCCGAGCGGGTTTCTGATGTCGTGCGTCAGCATGGCCAGGTAATCGCCGCGATAGCGCTCCAACTGCTTGCGCGCGGTGATGTCGCGGACGTTCACCTGCAGCACCTTCTCCCGCTCCACCCAGAAGGCGTTTCCCACCAGCTCGACGTCGACCCGCCGGCCGTCCTTGCGCGTCAGTTGCAGGTGCTCGCAGTGGAAGCGCTCCATCCGCGTCCATTCTCCAATCGGCTGCGGCGGCACCGCATCGCTGAAGCAGCGGATGCCGGCGAGGGGCCGACCCACCAATTCGGGCGCCGCATAGCCGAGCAGTTGCTCCAGAAAGGGATTGATCGCGGTGACCGTGCCGCGGGCGTCGGCGATGATGATGCCATCCGTCGTGGTCTCGAACAGGCGACGGTAGCGGTGCTCGGAATGGGCGAGGACGGCTTGCGCCCGGTTGCGTTGCAGCGTCAGGACCGTCGCGATCCAGAGAACGATCGCGCCGATCACCCGATCCAGTATGGCCAGCCCGACGGTGAGACCGCCGCCGGGAGACAAGACCAGGCCGAGGCACATGAGCGCGGTGCAGCAGGCGGCGGTGGCGATGATCTGTCGCCGCCGCAGCGACGACGCGAACAGCACCGGCAGAACGTACAAGGCCCAGTCGGGGCTCCAGAACGCCGTGTTGAGATCCACGGCGAAGATCGCCGCGGCGAGGATCGCCACGACCAGCAGGGTTCGGCGCCCGGGAGCGGGTTCCGCCGCGACGCCGTGTGGGTCCTTTCGTCCGTCCACGCGCGCTCAGTATCGCACCCGCGCACCGTTCGGCGAACGCAGGAACCACCGCTCGGCGCGGCCGGTCACCGCGCCGCGTCGATCATGCTGTTGATGGTCATCGACTGCTCGGCGACGCTGCCGCTGTTGAACGACCACGCGGAGGCGTGGATGCGCGTGGCGCGGCCGCGCTGGGTGTCGATCATGACCGCGGCGCGCGGGACCAGGCCGGCGTCGCCGGGCGGTCCCTCGTCCGGCGTGTCTCGGTCCATGGGCGCGATCGATTCCGGTCTCCGGCACCAGTCCTCTCACCGCCCTATGCCGGCGAGCCGAGCCTTTTTGCCACGGCGGCGGGCGCACCCGGCATCCGGTGCCGGCGTCCAGCGTCGCCGGCGCCGATGTGCGGGTTCGCGCTCGACCGGGCTGCCCGGGGAACCGGCGCGTTGGCCTCGCCTGGGCGGACGCGCGCCCCGACGCGCCGCGGGCCGGTCAGCCGGTCGCGACGCGGTAGAGGCGCCAGCGGCCGGGGAGGCCGGCGAGCTCGTGCTCGCCGTGCTCGGTGAAACGCAGATCGGAGCCGGCGACCAGGTCCTTCACCGTGCTCGAGGCGATGACCTCGCCCGGTCCGGCGAGCGACAGGAGGCGCGCCGCGGCGTGCACGGCGAGGCCGGCCAGATCGTCCCCGCGCACCTCGCACTCGCCGGTGTGCACGGCGGCGCGGATCGCCAGGCCGAGGGAGCGCGCCCCCTCGGCGATCGCGGCGGCGCATTGCAACGCCCGCGCCGGGCCATCGAAGCTGGCGAGAAATCCGTCGCCGATGGTCTTCACCTCGCGGCCGCGGAAGCGCTGCAGTTGCCGCCGCACGAACGCGTCGTGGGCGTCGAGCAGGTCGCGCCACTGACGCGCGCCGAGCTCGGCCGCGCGCCGGGTCGACTGCACGATGTCGGTGAACACCAGCGTCGTCAGGACGCGATCGACGGCGCCGCCGTGGCGCTGGCCGGTGACGAACTCCTCGACCTCGTCGAGCAGCGGATCGCTGTTGCCGGCGAAGAACAGATGATCGGACCCCTCGAGCTCCACCAGGCGGGCGCCGGGAATGTGGGCGGCGAGGTAGCGCGCGTTCTCGATCGGCACGAAGTGCTCGTCGCGGCGGTGGACGACGAGCGTCGGCACAGCGATCGCGGGCAGGACGTGGCGGACGTCGATGCTCGTGTTGAGGCGCAGCAGCTCGACCGCCATGCGCGGGCTCACCGCCATGCGCTCGTAGCGGGCGCTGGCCTGCACCATCGCCGGGTCTGCCGCCAGGCTGGGGCCGACGAACTTGGCCAGGTACCCCTCGCCCCAGGTCTGGGCGATGATCCCGAAGGCGTTCTCGAGCGCGTCGGGCGGAATCCCGATGTCGTAGCCATCGCCGCTCACGATGCGGGCGAAGGTCCCGAAGAGGACCAGCGCCGCGGTGCGCTCGGGATGCGTGGCGGCGAACAGGATGTTCATCGGCCCGCCCTCGGAGATGCCGAGCAGCGCCGCGCGCTCGCTGCCGACCGCGTCCATCACCGCCCGCACGTCGTCGATCCGCTCCTCGAGCATCGCCGGGCGCCCCTGCGGCAGGGGGTCGGACAGGCCGGTCCCCCGCTTGTCGATGAAGATCAGGCGCGAGAAGCTCGCCAGCCGGCGCAGGAAGCGCGCCAGCGGCGGCACCTCCCAGGCCACCTCCACGTGACTGATCCAGCCGCAGAGAAACACCAGGTCGGGCCCCTCGCCGAGCACCTGGTAGGCGATGTGGTCCTCGCCGCTGCGGGCGTATCGCGTCTTGGGTTCCATCGCGGTCACACGATCGGCGCGGCACGGCGCGCCGAGGCCAGCGTACCCGCCGCGCCGCCCGCGGGCCAGTGCACGGGGCCGACGGTGGACTGCCAGGTCCGCTCACGGCGGGCCGCGCCGCTGATCGCGCCCTGCGGCGCGGCGCGGCGATGGTGGTACCCGACTGGGGACCGGGGAGGCGCTGGGCTCGATCGCGGCGCGACCGAGTTGGAGGCGCCCGAGCGCGGGCGCGCTCCGCTGGGCCCGCGCTTGCTCACGGCCCCAGGCGGCGGTAGGGCGTCCCCGATGCGCCCCGCGACAGAGCTCGTCGCCTCCTTCCGCGAGACCAGCGACGACTGGCGCATCGGCGCCGAGCTGGACCCGGGCGGCGTCGACGCCTTGCCCGCCGTCCACGCCGGCCCGTCGCGCGACGCCGGGCGGATCTGGCGATGCTGCGCCGCGCACCTCGACCGCCACGGCGATTCCGTCGGCGCGGCCCCGCTGCCGCCGCTGCTGGCGGGCGGCGGAGGGGACGTCCGCCCCTGGGCAGCGCAAGCGATGCACGTGCGGCGCTCCGTGGCGCGCCGCGGGGCCGCCTGAGAGGGTGTTCTGGTGAGCGAGGAACGGCTCGAGAATCCGGTCACGGGCGAGTCCATGCGCGTCCTCGAGTCGTCGCCCGAACGCTTCCGCGTCCAGTATGCGCTCCGCCCGCGCGGCGAGATCGCCGGCGCGCACTTTCATCCCTACGGCGAGCAGACGGTATCGGTCGTCTCGGGCGAGCTGCACGTGCGGATCGCCGGCGCGCATCGGGTGATCCGCGCCGGCGAGTCGGCGACCATCCCGACGGGGGCGCCGCACTTCCAGTGGAATCCCGGCGACGTCGAGGCGATCGTCGTCGAGGAGATGCACCCGGCCGCGCGACTGCACGAGTTCTTCCGGGTCCTCTTCCGGCTCGCGCAGAGCGGGAGGACGGACGCCAGGGGCTTCCCGCCGCTGCTTCTGAGCGCGGCGCTGTTCGCGGAGTTCAGCGACACGATCCGTCTCGCGGCGCCCGGGACCCGCCTGCTGCTCACGCTGCTCGCCCCGCTCGCAGTCGCGCTGGGGTACCGGCGCGAGATCGAAGAATGTCGACGGGGGCAGGCCGCGTCGTAGGACGCGCGGCGCTCCCTTGGAGCCGGCGTTCGGCGCGCAGGCGCTGAGCCCGATCGTCTCCATCCAGCGCGACGACTTCGGCATCGACATCGCGGCCGAGCTGCAGCCCGATCGGCGCGCCCTTCCCGACGACTACCAGCGGGGTGGCGGAAGCTTCGGGGTCGCCGTCGGCGACGGCGCGCCACCTTCCGGGCCCGCGCCGCGCGGCCTGGCGCGAGCGCTCAGCCGCGCGGGCCGCGACGCGAGGCCACCCGTTTTCCGGTCGG
Encoded proteins:
- a CDS encoding adenylate/guanylate cyclase domain-containing protein, whose protein sequence is MEPKTRYARSGEDHIAYQVLGEGPDLVFLCGWISHVEVAWEVPPLARFLRRLASFSRLIFIDKRGTGLSDPLPQGRPAMLEERIDDVRAVMDAVGSERAALLGISEGGPMNILFAATHPERTAALVLFGTFARIVSGDGYDIGIPPDALENAFGIIAQTWGEGYLAKFVGPSLAADPAMVQASARYERMAVSPRMAVELLRLNTSIDVRHVLPAIAVPTLVVHRRDEHFVPIENARYLAAHIPGARLVELEGSDHLFFAGNSDPLLDEVEEFVTGQRHGGAVDRVLTTLVFTDIVQSTRRAAELGARQWRDLLDAHDAFVRRQLQRFRGREVKTIGDGFLASFDGPARALQCAAAIAEGARSLGLAIRAAVHTGECEVRGDDLAGLAVHAAARLLSLAGPGEVIASSTVKDLVAGSDLRFTEHGEHELAGLPGRWRLYRVATG
- a CDS encoding PAS domain S-box protein is translated as MCLGLVLSPGGGLTVGLAILDRVIGAIVLWIATVLTLQRNRAQAVLAHSEHRYRRLFETTTDGIIIADARGTVTAINPFLEQLLGYAAPELVGRPLAGIRCFSDAVPPQPIGEWTRMERFHCEHLQLTRKDGRRVDVELVGNAFWVEREKVLQVNVRDITARKQLERYRGDYLAMLTHDIRNPLGVIYGYVDVLQRLPLPAEAEPLVAAIGGNARSIVGLISNYLDLTNIELGELKLERRPLSLSALLARVSAPYRPEAKLRDIAVTVECDDALPRVLGDPRALERVFANLLHNAFKFTPDGGEIHLRATHGADGVRVAVINSGPGIAPHELPLLFGRYQQTETGRARSGMGLGLFIVKSLVEAQGGTVAVDSTPGERTELTVSLRAESSAAGPAPERQ
- a CDS encoding cupin domain-containing protein — its product is MSEERLENPVTGESMRVLESSPERFRVQYALRPRGEIAGAHFHPYGEQTVSVVSGELHVRIAGAHRVIRAGESATIPTGAPHFQWNPGDVEAIVVEEMHPAARLHEFFRVLFRLAQSGRTDARGFPPLLLSAALFAEFSDTIRLAAPGTRLLLTLLAPLAVALGYRREIEECRRGQAAS